One Bacillus amyloliquefaciens DSM 7 = ATCC 23350 DNA window includes the following coding sequences:
- a CDS encoding YheC/YheD family protein, with the protein MNHKGMIVGIDKKSKNTLYLPFSMKREGMLSAAFGTKVVKCRVAFSQSLEKSALLSEDLFEELMIPHKSRADFLIHGQTVHIGPLIGVFTAGFTSSTSRPLRDRTSFFSKLLSLHEQANGYCFVFGAHQINWEEGTVQALIYKDNSWKRAHVPLPNVVYDRLPSRKTEEVPLLQQTKQRLMNDYQIPWFNPQFFNKWDIHKLLEKNSLTASLLPKSVLHPNAEAIETLCGTFNTVYIKPADGALGTGIYKLEKTDAGFSVKHTNEERTVLTANYSDAASFMKAFEENNDPSAFLIQQGIDLICLDGRPVDFRVHTNKNAEGKWTVTAIAAKISGKNSITTHLANGGEVRTLAELYGDPKERVGMIRKLSKAALAVSRVLNEHIEGFIGEIGFDLGVDDTGKVWMFEANSRPGRSIFSHPKLRSVDYLTKRRNFEYASYLSERSITAPEKLWR; encoded by the coding sequence GTGAATCATAAAGGGATGATTGTCGGCATCGATAAAAAAAGCAAAAACACGCTGTATCTCCCTTTTTCCATGAAACGGGAAGGGATGTTATCCGCTGCCTTCGGGACCAAGGTTGTCAAATGCCGTGTGGCCTTTTCTCAATCACTTGAAAAAAGCGCGCTCCTTTCTGAAGATTTGTTTGAGGAGCTGATGATACCGCATAAAAGCCGGGCTGATTTTCTCATTCACGGCCAGACGGTGCACATCGGACCGCTGATCGGCGTTTTCACAGCCGGTTTCACCTCATCAACGTCGCGCCCGTTAAGAGACCGCACATCCTTCTTTTCCAAGCTGCTCTCCCTGCATGAGCAGGCGAACGGATATTGTTTCGTTTTCGGGGCTCATCAGATCAATTGGGAAGAGGGCACCGTCCAAGCGCTGATTTATAAGGACAACAGCTGGAAACGGGCGCACGTCCCGCTTCCGAATGTCGTATATGACAGGCTCCCGAGCCGAAAAACGGAAGAAGTTCCGCTTTTACAGCAGACAAAACAAAGGCTGATGAATGACTATCAGATTCCTTGGTTTAATCCGCAATTCTTTAATAAATGGGACATTCATAAGCTTCTGGAAAAGAACAGCCTCACCGCTTCGCTCCTGCCCAAATCGGTCCTCCATCCGAATGCAGAAGCGATAGAGACGTTATGCGGCACGTTTAACACCGTATATATCAAACCTGCGGACGGCGCTCTCGGAACGGGAATTTACAAGCTGGAAAAAACAGATGCCGGCTTCTCTGTCAAACACACAAATGAGGAAAGAACGGTGTTGACGGCAAACTATTCAGACGCGGCATCCTTCATGAAAGCATTTGAAGAAAACAACGACCCGTCCGCTTTTTTAATTCAGCAAGGGATTGATCTGATCTGTCTGGATGGGCGTCCCGTCGATTTCAGGGTGCATACGAATAAAAATGCCGAGGGAAAATGGACAGTGACGGCCATCGCAGCAAAAATTTCCGGTAAAAACAGCATTACGACACATCTGGCAAACGGCGGTGAAGTCAGAACGTTAGCTGAATTATACGGCGATCCGAAAGAGAGAGTCGGCATGATCCGGAAGCTTTCGAAAGCCGCCTTGGCGGTCAGCCGTGTGTTAAATGAGCATATAGAAGGTTTTATCGGTGAAATCGGCTTTGACCTCGGCGTCGATGACACAGGGAAAGTTTGGATGTTCGAGGCCAATTCCCGCCCCGGACGCAGCATTTTCTCTCATCCGAAGCTGCGATCTGTCGATTACCTGACAAAACGGAGAAATTTTGAATATGCGTCATATTTATCAGAACGGTCCATTACCGCCCCGGAAAAACTTTGGCGGTGA
- a CDS encoding DUF445 domain-containing protein, which produces MGIAGTFLFMIVIGAAIGAVTNHLAIQMLFRPYRPYYLFGKRIPFTPGLIPKRRDELAKQMGLMVTNHLLTPEGIKKRLLSDTVKNQALGFAEQFTQKMAASEMTVQEALAAAGIRNPQEKTDAWIDRFTDEKLSELYAKYEHRAIKDWLPDELQKKLDEKVPLAADYILKRSIDYFESEEGKDRLGNMIDDFLNARGMLGSMVQMFLGNSSLAERVLPELLKFLRNEETKKLLADLLSQEWGKLKSYTLYEADEKWNAKDLLFSLKKRGLAALQTAPFFESRLGEIISRYEREITGTYAPKLLDAALGGIAAHLEDVLKRLRLEEVVKEQVDQFPVERLEEMVLSISKREFKMITYLGGLLGGVIGAIQALFVILF; this is translated from the coding sequence ATGGGCATAGCAGGAACGTTTCTATTTATGATTGTGATCGGAGCCGCGATCGGCGCGGTGACGAATCATCTTGCCATTCAGATGTTATTTCGTCCGTACCGCCCGTATTACCTCTTCGGGAAACGGATTCCGTTTACTCCGGGTCTGATCCCGAAAAGACGGGACGAATTGGCAAAACAGATGGGGCTCATGGTGACGAACCACCTGTTAACTCCGGAAGGCATAAAAAAGCGGCTTTTGTCAGATACCGTTAAAAACCAGGCGCTTGGATTCGCCGAACAATTCACGCAAAAAATGGCCGCGTCCGAGATGACGGTGCAGGAAGCCTTGGCCGCTGCAGGCATCCGGAATCCGCAGGAAAAAACAGATGCATGGATTGACCGTTTTACAGATGAAAAGCTTTCGGAACTGTACGCGAAATATGAGCATCGCGCCATAAAAGACTGGCTCCCTGATGAGCTGCAGAAAAAGCTGGATGAAAAAGTCCCGCTGGCCGCTGATTATATCCTGAAGCGGAGCATTGACTATTTTGAAAGTGAAGAAGGAAAAGACAGACTCGGCAATATGATTGACGACTTTTTGAATGCCAGGGGGATGCTCGGCAGCATGGTGCAGATGTTCCTCGGCAATTCAAGTCTGGCGGAACGCGTGCTGCCTGAGCTGTTAAAGTTTTTGCGCAATGAGGAAACGAAAAAGCTTCTGGCTGATCTGCTTTCTCAAGAATGGGGCAAGCTCAAATCCTATACACTTTATGAGGCCGATGAAAAGTGGAATGCGAAAGATCTGCTGTTCAGCCTGAAAAAACGGGGTCTGGCCGCACTTCAAACCGCACCCTTTTTTGAAAGCCGGCTCGGTGAGATCATCTCCCGTTATGAAAGAGAGATTACGGGAACGTATGCGCCGAAGCTGCTTGATGCAGCGCTCGGCGGTATTGCCGCTCACTTGGAGGATGTGCTGAAACGCCTGCGGCTTGAGGAAGTGGTCAAAGAGCAGGTCGATCAGTTTCCGGTTGAACGGCTGGAGGAAATGGTGCTGTCGATTTCCAAGAGAGAATTTAAGATGATTACGTATTTAGGCGGTCTGCTCGGCGGAGTTATTGGAGCAATTCAGGCTTTGTTTGTCATTCTTTTCTAA
- a CDS encoding ABC transporter ATP-binding protein has product MKTGRRLWNYALQYKKLLIWAVVLLIIAVGTELTGPFIGKKMIDDHILGIEKIWYKASADDPGAVRFRGHDYVREDRIKPGADKTGEVHIYQVGAAYYFVDRPVSFDGNRSVSDGRLTISNGKESRSYPAVTLSKQEIFQFYRPEIKGLLTLTAIYAGLLMFSVCFHYGQHYLLQMGANRIIQRMRQDVFSHIQKMPIRYFDNLPAGKVVARITNDTEAVRDLYVTVLSTFITSGVYMLGIFTALFMLDVRLAAVCLLIIPILIIWSVVYRKYASVFNQKIRSINSDINAKMNESIQGMPIIQAFRREKETMKEFEELNEAHFRFKNKMLSLNSLMSHSLVNVLRNLAFVGLIWYFGGASLSAAGFVSIGVLYAFVDYLNRLFQPVTGIVNQFSKLELARVSAGRVFELLQEEETEETGAPAHKKAEGTVEFRDVSFGYRKGEEVLKHISFTAEKGETVALVGHTGSGKSSILNLLFRFYDAQKGDILLDGKSIYGMSRQELRSHMGIVLQDPYLFSGTIGSNVTLDDQRISPEQAEEALRQVGAESLLQSLPKGIMEPVTEKGGTLSSGQRQLISFARALAFDPAILILDEATAHIDTETEAIIQKALQVVQEGRTTFIIAHRLSTIRHADQILVLEKGRIIEKGSHDELMAQKGQYHQMYELQKGTAQSAV; this is encoded by the coding sequence ATGAAGACCGGAAGAAGATTATGGAATTACGCGCTTCAATATAAAAAACTGCTGATTTGGGCGGTCGTTCTGCTTATTATTGCGGTCGGCACTGAGCTGACCGGCCCGTTTATCGGAAAAAAAATGATTGACGATCATATTCTCGGCATTGAAAAAATATGGTATAAAGCCTCTGCGGACGATCCGGGCGCCGTCAGGTTCCGGGGGCATGATTATGTCAGGGAAGACCGGATCAAACCGGGGGCGGACAAAACCGGAGAGGTGCACATTTATCAAGTCGGTGCGGCCTACTATTTTGTTGACCGCCCCGTCAGTTTTGACGGAAACCGTTCGGTGTCTGACGGCCGGCTGACGATATCAAACGGTAAGGAAAGCAGGTCATATCCCGCCGTTACGTTATCCAAACAGGAAATTTTTCAATTTTACCGGCCGGAAATAAAAGGACTGCTGACTTTGACCGCCATATATGCGGGGCTGCTCATGTTTTCCGTGTGCTTTCATTACGGCCAGCATTACCTGCTGCAGATGGGAGCAAACCGGATCATACAGCGCATGAGGCAGGATGTATTTTCGCACATTCAGAAAATGCCGATCCGCTACTTTGATAATCTGCCCGCCGGAAAGGTCGTGGCCCGCATTACGAATGACACAGAAGCGGTCAGAGATTTATATGTAACGGTGCTGTCTACGTTTATCACAAGCGGCGTCTACATGCTCGGCATTTTTACGGCGCTGTTTATGCTTGATGTCAGGCTGGCCGCCGTTTGCCTTCTGATTATTCCGATCTTAATAATCTGGTCGGTTGTGTACCGTAAATACGCATCCGTCTTCAACCAAAAAATTCGTTCAATTAACAGTGACATCAATGCGAAAATGAACGAGTCCATTCAAGGTATGCCGATTATTCAGGCGTTCCGCCGTGAGAAGGAAACGATGAAGGAATTTGAAGAATTAAATGAAGCTCATTTCCGCTTCAAGAACAAAATGCTGTCCTTAAATTCCCTCATGTCCCACAGTCTTGTCAATGTTCTTCGCAATCTTGCGTTTGTCGGATTGATCTGGTATTTCGGAGGCGCTAGTCTGAGTGCGGCAGGATTTGTTTCGATCGGCGTGTTATATGCGTTTGTTGATTATTTAAACCGTTTGTTTCAGCCTGTTACAGGGATTGTCAACCAATTTTCGAAGCTTGAATTGGCTCGTGTTTCTGCGGGCAGGGTATTTGAACTTTTACAGGAAGAGGAAACGGAAGAAACAGGCGCTCCCGCACACAAAAAGGCGGAAGGGACTGTGGAATTCCGCGATGTTTCTTTTGGTTATCGAAAGGGAGAAGAGGTGCTGAAACATATCAGCTTTACAGCTGAAAAAGGTGAGACGGTCGCCCTCGTCGGCCATACGGGATCCGGCAAAAGCTCCATCCTTAATCTTCTGTTCCGTTTTTACGATGCCCAAAAAGGCGATATACTGCTGGACGGCAAAAGCATTTACGGCATGTCGAGACAGGAGCTGAGGTCGCATATGGGCATTGTGCTGCAAGACCCGTATCTTTTCTCGGGCACGATCGGCTCCAATGTCACCCTTGATGATCAGCGTATTTCTCCCGAGCAAGCTGAAGAAGCGCTTCGCCAAGTCGGCGCCGAAAGCCTTCTGCAATCCCTGCCGAAGGGCATCATGGAGCCCGTCACGGAAAAAGGCGGCACACTGTCCTCAGGGCAGCGTCAGCTGATTTCTTTTGCAAGGGCGCTCGCGTTCGATCCGGCCATTTTAATTTTGGATGAGGCGACGGCGCACATTGACACCGAAACAGAAGCAATCATTCAAAAAGCGCTGCAAGTGGTTCAAGAAGGGCGCACAACATTTATTATCGCCCATCGGCTTTCCACGATCAGACACGCAGACCAGATTCTCGTGCTGGAAAAGGGGCGCATCATTGAAAAGGGAAGCCATGACGAATTAATGGCGCAAAAGGGGCAGTACCATCAAATGTATGAATTACAGAAAGGAACGGCGCAGTCCGCGGTGTAA
- a CDS encoding Cof-type HAD-IIB family hydrolase yields MSKQMLALNIDGALLRSNGKLHQTTKDAIEYVKKKGIYVTLVTNRHFRSAQKVAKILKLNAKLVTHSGAYISEKIDEPFFVKKISEDHTFNIVQVLESYQCNIRLLHEKYSIGNKKKVNSNLVGKTIIHPSDPIFYPVQFVESLSDLLLDEPVSAPVIEVHAENGLQADITDTIGKAFPAVDVIRVNEEKLNIVPKGVSKESGLSMVAAELGLSMEEVVAIGHQEDDLPMIELAGLGVAMGNSSNELKRKADWVTRSNDEQGVAYMIKEYFRMQHRKGFLDKFHMKRS; encoded by the coding sequence GTGTCAAAACAAATGCTGGCGTTAAATATAGACGGAGCGCTTCTTCGCTCCAACGGCAAACTGCATCAGACGACAAAGGATGCCATCGAATACGTCAAGAAAAAGGGAATTTACGTCACACTGGTCACAAACCGCCACTTTCGCTCCGCTCAAAAAGTAGCGAAAATATTAAAGCTGAATGCAAAATTGGTTACCCACAGCGGCGCCTACATTTCCGAAAAAATAGATGAGCCGTTTTTTGTAAAGAAAATATCAGAAGATCATACGTTTAATATTGTTCAGGTGCTTGAAAGCTATCAATGCAATATCCGGCTTCTTCACGAAAAATATTCGATCGGAAACAAGAAGAAAGTGAACTCCAATCTGGTTGGGAAAACGATCATTCATCCGTCTGACCCGATTTTTTACCCGGTGCAGTTTGTCGAATCATTAAGTGATCTGCTTCTTGATGAGCCGGTTTCGGCGCCCGTCATTGAGGTGCATGCTGAAAACGGATTGCAGGCTGACATAACGGATACGATAGGGAAAGCATTCCCGGCCGTGGACGTGATCCGCGTCAATGAGGAAAAACTGAACATCGTGCCTAAAGGGGTGTCAAAAGAAAGCGGACTTTCGATGGTCGCCGCTGAACTTGGGCTTTCAATGGAAGAGGTTGTCGCCATCGGCCATCAGGAAGATGATCTGCCAATGATTGAGCTGGCCGGCCTCGGTGTCGCGATGGGGAACTCCTCCAATGAATTAAAAAGAAAAGCGGACTGGGTGACAAGGTCAAATGATGAACAGGGAGTCGCCTATATGATTAAGGAATACTTCCGCATGCAGCACCGCAAAGGCTTTCTCGATAAGTTCCACATGAAACGGTCATAA
- a CDS encoding alpha/beta-type small acid-soluble spore protein has product MANNNSSNQLLVPGAAQAIDQMKYEIASEFGVNLGGETTSRANGSVGGEITKRLVSFAQQHMGGQGIQ; this is encoded by the coding sequence ATGGCTAACAACAACTCTTCAAACCAACTATTAGTACCTGGCGCTGCTCAAGCAATCGACCAAATGAAATACGAAATTGCTTCTGAGTTCGGCGTAAACCTTGGCGGAGAAACAACTTCTCGTGCAAACGGTTCTGTCGGAGGAGAAATCACTAAACGTTTAGTATCTTTCGCGCAGCAGCACATGGGCGGACAAGGCATACAATAA
- a CDS encoding ABC transporter ATP-binding protein — MFTVLKKLAWFFKAYWLRYTTAIVLLLIVNVIEMFPPKLLGNAIDDMKAGVFTKSGMLFYICVFLALTAAVYLLSYFWMYQLFGGANVMEKILRSKLMGKLLHMSPPFFEKYRTGDLMARGTNDLQAVSMTTGFGVLTLVDSTMYMLTIFLTMGFVISWKLTFAAIIPLPIMAAAVSLYGKKIHERFTEAQDAFGSLNDKVLESVSGVRVIRAFVQEKNDVSRFGDMTADVYEKNMKVAFIDSLFEPTVKLLVGLSYLIGLGYGAYLVFQNRLTLGELVSFNVYLGMMIWPMFAIGELINIMQRGNASLDRVNETLSYEPDVIGPKHPAGIKEPGRLVFEQVTFTYPSGAGPALSDVSFSVEKGQTLGIVGKTGSGKTTIIKQLLREYPPGAGAITFTGVPIQEIPLDQLRGWVGYVPQDHILFSKTVKENLLYGRQDASEEEIGSALKDAHFENDIGMLSDGLETLVGEKGVALSGGQKQRISIARALLTDPDILILDDSLSAVDAKTEAAIIDSIRKKRRDKTTIITTHRLSAVEHADLILVMDESRVSERGTHQELLAQNGWYREQYERQQLSSLEEGGTSA; from the coding sequence TTGTTTACTGTATTAAAAAAGCTGGCTTGGTTTTTTAAAGCCTATTGGCTGCGCTATACGACGGCGATTGTTCTGTTATTGATTGTGAATGTCATTGAAATGTTTCCGCCTAAACTTCTCGGTAACGCAATAGACGATATGAAGGCGGGTGTGTTTACGAAAAGCGGGATGCTGTTTTATATATGTGTTTTTCTCGCTTTAACGGCAGCCGTCTACTTGCTGTCTTATTTTTGGATGTATCAGCTTTTCGGCGGAGCGAATGTCATGGAGAAGATTCTCCGTTCAAAGCTGATGGGAAAACTTCTTCACATGTCACCGCCGTTTTTTGAGAAATACAGGACGGGCGATTTAATGGCGCGGGGGACAAATGATTTGCAGGCCGTCAGTATGACGACGGGCTTCGGGGTCTTAACGCTCGTTGATTCGACGATGTATATGCTGACGATATTTTTAACGATGGGGTTTGTCATCAGCTGGAAGCTGACATTCGCCGCGATTATCCCGCTGCCGATTATGGCGGCTGCGGTCAGTCTGTACGGAAAAAAGATTCATGAGCGGTTTACGGAAGCGCAGGATGCTTTCGGATCATTAAATGACAAGGTGCTGGAGTCGGTATCCGGCGTCCGGGTCATTCGGGCTTTCGTGCAGGAAAAAAATGATGTCAGCCGATTCGGAGATATGACGGCTGATGTATATGAGAAAAACATGAAGGTGGCGTTTATCGATTCTCTCTTTGAGCCGACTGTGAAACTTCTCGTCGGCCTCAGCTACCTCATCGGTCTCGGCTACGGCGCCTATCTCGTTTTTCAAAACCGGCTGACGCTGGGAGAGCTTGTATCGTTTAACGTGTATCTCGGAATGATGATCTGGCCGATGTTTGCGATCGGCGAATTAATCAATATCATGCAGCGCGGCAATGCCTCCTTGGATCGTGTCAATGAGACGCTTTCTTATGAGCCTGACGTGATCGGGCCCAAGCATCCCGCAGGTATCAAGGAGCCCGGGCGTCTCGTTTTTGAACAAGTGACCTTTACGTATCCGAGCGGAGCGGGACCGGCTCTTTCTGATGTCTCTTTTTCCGTAGAAAAAGGGCAGACGCTCGGCATTGTCGGGAAAACGGGAAGCGGAAAGACGACGATCATTAAGCAGCTTTTGCGTGAATATCCGCCCGGTGCGGGGGCGATCACGTTCACAGGCGTACCGATTCAGGAAATTCCGCTTGATCAGCTCCGCGGGTGGGTCGGCTATGTGCCGCAGGATCATATTTTATTTTCAAAGACGGTAAAGGAAAATCTGCTTTACGGACGGCAGGACGCAAGCGAAGAAGAAATCGGCAGCGCGCTGAAAGATGCGCATTTTGAAAACGATATCGGCATGCTTTCCGACGGGCTTGAGACGCTTGTCGGCGAGAAGGGCGTAGCGCTCTCAGGCGGACAAAAGCAGCGCATCTCAATTGCGAGAGCGCTTTTGACAGATCCCGACATCCTCATATTAGATGATTCGCTTTCCGCCGTTGACGCGAAAACGGAAGCGGCCATTATTGACAGCATCCGTAAAAAACGGCGGGATAAAACAACGATTATCACCACCCACCGGCTCTCGGCGGTTGAACACGCAGATCTCATTCTCGTCATGGACGAAAGTCGGGTGTCTGAAAGAGGCACACATCAGGAGCTATTGGCGCAGAACGGCTGGTATCGGGAACAATATGAGAGGCAGCAGCTGTCCTCTCTTGAAGAAGGGGGGACCAGCGCATGA
- a CDS encoding NAD(P)-dependent oxidoreductase, whose protein sequence is MKIALLGATGRVGQAFIKEAQKHGHSDIFALVRSAETALPIPEKHIITGNARRREDVDRLISKADTVVSCLGTDGGDTLSAAVIHIIDSMKRHHVQRLITIGTTGILQSRLMPDKYRFESPESKRKTARAAKEHARVYEMLLGEDVDWTIICPTYLPDGDASGVYRFEQDILPEGGSRITVGDTAHFLYRELLNPQFVRKRVGLAY, encoded by the coding sequence ATGAAAATCGCTTTACTCGGAGCAACGGGAAGAGTCGGACAGGCTTTTATAAAAGAAGCGCAGAAACACGGACACAGTGACATATTCGCTCTTGTCAGATCAGCTGAAACAGCCCTTCCCATTCCTGAAAAACATATCATAACAGGGAATGCGAGACGGCGGGAGGATGTCGACCGATTGATCTCCAAAGCGGATACAGTCGTGAGCTGTCTCGGCACGGATGGCGGCGATACCCTTTCAGCCGCTGTGATCCATATAATAGACAGCATGAAACGGCATCATGTTCAGCGTCTGATTACGATCGGCACTACGGGTATCCTTCAATCACGGCTCATGCCTGACAAATACCGTTTTGAATCGCCGGAATCAAAACGAAAAACAGCAAGAGCCGCAAAGGAACACGCCCGCGTATACGAGATGCTTCTGGGAGAGGATGTTGACTGGACGATCATCTGCCCCACCTACCTTCCTGACGGAGATGCTTCCGGCGTTTACCGGTTCGAACAGGATATCCTGCCTGAAGGCGGTTCGCGAATCACCGTCGGAGACACGGCGCATTTTCTGTACCGTGAGCTGTTGAATCCGCAGTTTGTCAGAAAACGGGTGGGACTGGCTTACTAA
- a CDS encoding YheE family protein, translating into MNVMISHFSWKPLFKKEKLPGWRISFYWQGTHYEGIYHKSGDIEWGHTHPGKEEPALVKELHELMLYHIYD; encoded by the coding sequence GTGAACGTCATGATTTCGCACTTCAGCTGGAAACCGTTATTCAAAAAAGAGAAACTGCCCGGATGGCGGATTTCGTTTTACTGGCAGGGTACTCATTACGAAGGGATTTACCATAAGTCCGGAGACATTGAATGGGGACATACACATCCGGGGAAAGAAGAGCCGGCTCTTGTAAAAGAGCTGCATGAATTAATGCTTTATCACATCTATGACTGA
- a CDS encoding YheC/YheD family protein produces the protein MTTLGFMSVSRRHEEDFAGELAERAPEYNVRFARFTPFDISPDSLRVKALVYHPKSGKWNETEIDIPEYIYDRCFYGKSAEAQKAKPIVEWLKKYPKTEFIGRGLPDKWTVTNALQQHHLISPYIPETAEVSRYEEVQSYLAKEKACILKPAFGAGGRGIILLKTGKKSISATYYIGKNKQTKTFSNHVSFKSWCKKVLQHRYLLQAYLNIQDKEQHPCDIRIFMRKNESGAWETVGKAVRRGYQNGLLSHLPGRSEPIKFDTWFEDIPKKQQAVLLDDVFSITQSVPYFLDEQFGPLFELGLDICYAKDGRIWLLDVNSKPGRNAILSVAPESKEDLYTSPLKRFRDLQAQESRKGALPRES, from the coding sequence ATGACAACACTCGGTTTTATGTCCGTATCCCGCCGGCACGAAGAAGACTTCGCCGGTGAATTGGCTGAAAGGGCGCCAGAGTATAATGTGCGCTTTGCCCGCTTTACACCGTTTGATATCTCTCCGGATTCTTTACGAGTGAAAGCGCTCGTGTATCATCCGAAAAGCGGAAAATGGAACGAAACAGAAATTGATATTCCTGAATATATTTACGATCGCTGTTTTTACGGAAAATCCGCCGAGGCTCAAAAAGCCAAACCGATCGTCGAATGGCTGAAAAAATATCCGAAAACGGAATTTATCGGCCGCGGGCTTCCTGATAAATGGACGGTCACGAATGCGCTCCAGCAGCATCATCTGATCAGTCCCTATATTCCTGAAACGGCCGAAGTCAGCCGCTATGAAGAGGTGCAATCATACTTAGCGAAGGAAAAAGCATGTATACTTAAGCCCGCTTTCGGCGCGGGAGGAAGAGGCATCATCCTCCTTAAAACAGGCAAAAAATCAATTTCAGCCACTTACTATATCGGAAAAAATAAACAAACAAAAACGTTTTCAAACCACGTATCTTTTAAGTCGTGGTGCAAAAAAGTGCTGCAGCACCGCTATTTGCTTCAAGCCTACTTAAATATTCAGGATAAAGAACAGCACCCGTGCGACATCCGCATTTTCATGCGCAAAAATGAGTCAGGAGCTTGGGAAACGGTCGGAAAAGCGGTCAGAAGGGGTTATCAGAACGGTCTTTTATCTCATTTGCCGGGAAGATCCGAACCGATTAAATTTGACACGTGGTTTGAAGACATTCCGAAAAAGCAGCAGGCTGTATTATTGGATGATGTCTTTTCGATCACCCAGTCCGTCCCTTATTTCCTTGATGAGCAGTTCGGCCCGCTGTTTGAGCTGGGTCTCGATATTTGTTATGCCAAAGACGGGCGCATCTGGCTTTTGGATGTCAATTCAAAGCCCGGACGAAACGCCATTTTAAGCGTGGCTCCCGAGTCGAAAGAGGATTTGTATACCAGTCCGCTGAAACGCTTCAGAGATCTTCAGGCACAGGAAAGCAGGAAAGGAGCACTTCCGCGTGAATCATAA
- a CDS encoding YlbF family regulator, whose translation MAVNFYDAAYDLEKALRNSDEYSRLRGLYDQVNADESAKRMFDNFRNVQLQLQQKQMSGEEITQEEVEQAQKTVALVQQHDLISQLMEAEQRISMLIGELNKIIMKPLEELYGNPQ comes from the coding sequence ATGGCAGTTAATTTTTATGATGCGGCTTATGATCTTGAAAAAGCTTTGCGAAACAGTGATGAATACAGCCGTCTGAGAGGGCTTTATGATCAGGTAAACGCAGATGAATCCGCAAAACGCATGTTTGATAATTTCCGCAACGTACAGCTGCAGCTGCAGCAAAAACAGATGTCAGGTGAAGAAATCACTCAGGAAGAGGTAGAGCAGGCGCAAAAAACGGTTGCTCTCGTACAGCAGCATGATTTGATTTCTCAGCTGATGGAAGCGGAACAGCGCATTAGCATGCTGATCGGCGAGTTAAACAAAATTATCATGAAACCTCTTGAAGAGCTTTACGGAAACCCGCAATAA